The following proteins come from a genomic window of Trifolium pratense cultivar HEN17-A07 linkage group LG4, ARS_RC_1.1, whole genome shotgun sequence:
- the LOC123922520 gene encoding uncharacterized protein LOC123922520: MICENILSLVEGNVTIEVKTLVAHIRDMFNYTISYKKAWIAKNKAIVRIYGDWEESYQQLPQWLMVMKRWLPGTVVKMETSPIALDGQVFFERLFWTFKQCIQGFAFCKPIVQVDGTWLYGKYKGTLLMAVAQDGNNHIFPVAFAIVEGKTKEAWNFFLKNLRKYVTPQEGICVISDRHASIKSAYENPLNGWNNPPTTHVYCIRHIGQNFVRETKQKKLRPLVTNMGYAPSEPSFKYWRNELRKESVEALNWVDKIPKEKWTQAYDGGRRWGHMTSNLVEAMNAVYKEIRSLPITALVKATYSKTAALFGTRGMDAMAVLASGQVYSVPCQKRITDAMTKAHSHVVTRHDRQRFAVEETEDPHEGRPKDTFKVHLEEKWCDCGKFQALHLPCSHVIAACFHAHLDYQVYIDDVFKVANVCRIYEHTFEVVQGQMYWPTYQGPKLFPR, encoded by the exons ATGATATGTGAAAACATTCTCTCACTTGTGGAAGGTAACGTTACAATAGAGGTGAAAACTCTTGTTGCTCACATTAGAGATATGTTCAATTATACAATCTCGTATAAAAAGGCTTGGATTGCAAAAAACAAGGCAATCGTAAGAATTTATGGAGATTGGGAGGAGTCATATCAGCAGCTTCCACAATGGTTGATGGTGATGAAGAGGTGGCTTCCAGGTACAGTTGTCAAAATGGAGACAAGTCCAATAGCGTTAGATGGTCAAGTTTTCTTTGAACGTCTATTTTGGACTTTCAAACAATGCATTCAAGGATTTGCGTTTTGCAAGCCAATTGTGCAGGTCGATGGAACGTGGTTGTACGGAAAGTATAAGGGGACGTTGTTGATGGCCGTCGCCCAAGATGGAAACAACCATATTTTTCCGGTCGCTTTCGCAATTGTCGAAGGGAAAACCAAGGAAGCATGGAACTTTTTCCTGAAAAATTTGAGGAAGTACGTCACTCCACAAGAAGGCATATGCGTCATCTCAGATAGGCATGCATCCATTAAAAGTGCTTATGAAAATCCTTTGAATGGTTGGAATAATCCTCCAACGACGCATGTCTACTGCATCCGACACATCGGCCAGAATTTTGTGAGAGAAACCAAACAGAAAAAACTTCGGCCGTTAGTTACAAATATGG gATATGCACCCAGCGAACCCTCATTCAAATACTGGCGGAACGAACTTAGGAAGGAAAGTGTGGAGGCTTTAAATTGGGTTGATAAAATCCCGAAAGAAAAATGGACGCAGGCGTACGATGGAGGTCGTCGGTGGGGTCACATGACGAGCAATCTTGTCGAGGCGATGAACGCAGTCTACAAGGAAATTCGCAGCCTACCAATCACAGCATTGGTCAAAGCAACATACTCCAAGACTGCGGCACTTTTTGGAACACGCGGAATGGATGCAATGGCTGTGTTAGCTTCTGGTCAGGTGTATTCTGTGCCATGTCAGAAAAGGATTACAGATGCAATGACTAAGGCCCACTCACATGTAGTCACGCGTCATGATAGGCAACGTTTCGCAGTGGAGGAAACTGAGGATCCCCACGAAGGCCGACCAAAGGATACATTTAAAGTACACTTGGAAGAAAAATGGTGTGACTGTGGAAAATTTCAAGCATTACATTTACCTTGTTCACATGTTATTGCTGCTTGTTTTCACGCTCATTTGGACTATCAAGTGTACATTGATGATGTGTTCAAAGTTGCCAATGTATGCCGCATTTATGAGCATACCTTCGAAGTGGTTCAAGGCCAAATGTATTGGCCGACATACCAAGGCCCGAAACTTTTTCCCCGTTGA